The Hymenobacter sp. GOD-10R genome includes a window with the following:
- the rimO gene encoding 30S ribosomal protein S12 methylthiotransferase RimO, which translates to MKVRSQQANKVNVITLGCSKNVVDSEVLMGQLKANQFDVTHEAEQSDANIVIINTCGFIDNAKQESIDTILRYADEKEAGRLEKLYVTGCLSQRYKDDLEIEIPQVDAYFGTLELPQMLKVLNADYKHELIGERLITTPKHYAYFKIAEGCNRPCSFCAIPLMRGKHVDRPIEDLVREAKRLAGMGTKELILIAQDLTYYGLQHYGERKLADLMRHLSDVPGIDWIRLQYAYPSQFPLDALDVMAERENICKYLDMPLQHISDNMLKTMRRGISKRRTIELVDTIRQRVPDIALRTTLIAGHPGETQQDFEELYNFVEQTRFDRLGIFTYSHEESTHSYTLEDNVPAEVKQDRADQIMELQQGISLEMNEEKVGQTYKVLFDRKESGYFVGRTQYDSPEVDNEVLVPATPDTYVRLGDFATVQINNVSDFDLYGTLV; encoded by the coding sequence GTGAAAGTCAGAAGCCAGCAGGCGAATAAAGTAAACGTCATTACCCTAGGCTGCTCCAAGAACGTGGTCGACTCAGAGGTGCTCATGGGGCAGCTCAAGGCCAACCAGTTCGATGTAACGCACGAAGCAGAGCAGTCGGACGCTAACATTGTGATTATTAACACCTGCGGCTTCATCGACAATGCCAAGCAGGAAAGCATCGATACCATCCTGCGCTACGCCGATGAGAAAGAGGCAGGCCGCTTGGAAAAACTCTATGTGACAGGCTGCCTCTCGCAGCGCTACAAAGACGACCTTGAGATAGAGATTCCGCAGGTCGATGCCTACTTCGGCACGCTGGAGCTGCCGCAGATGCTGAAGGTGCTCAATGCCGACTACAAGCACGAGCTAATAGGTGAGCGCCTGATTACGACGCCGAAGCACTACGCTTACTTCAAGATTGCGGAAGGCTGCAACCGCCCGTGTTCATTCTGTGCCATTCCGCTGATGCGCGGTAAGCACGTCGACCGACCCATTGAGGATTTGGTGCGCGAAGCCAAGCGCTTGGCTGGCATGGGCACAAAAGAACTGATTCTCATTGCCCAGGACCTTACTTACTACGGCCTGCAGCACTACGGCGAGCGGAAGCTAGCGGATCTGATGCGCCACCTTTCCGACGTGCCTGGCATCGACTGGATTCGGTTGCAATATGCTTATCCGTCGCAGTTCCCATTGGATGCGTTGGATGTAATGGCTGAGCGCGAGAACATTTGCAAATACCTAGATATGCCTTTGCAGCATATTTCGGATAACATGCTGAAAACCATGCGCCGCGGCATCAGCAAGCGCCGCACGATTGAGCTAGTGGACACCATTCGGCAGCGCGTGCCCGACATTGCCCTGCGCACCACGCTAATTGCTGGTCACCCCGGCGAGACGCAGCAGGACTTCGAGGAGCTGTACAATTTTGTGGAGCAAACCCGCTTTGACCGCCTCGGTATCTTTACTTACTCGCACGAGGAGAGCACGCACTCGTACACGCTGGAAGACAATGTGCCCGCTGAAGTGAAGCAGGACCGCGCCGACCAGATCATGGAGCTTCAGCAAGGCATCTCGCTGGAAATGAACGAGGAAAAGGTAGGTCAGACGTACAAAGTGCTGTTTGACCGTAAGGAGAGCGGCTACTTTGTGGGCCGCACGCAATACGACTCGCCCGAAGTTGACAACGAAGTGCTGGTGCCCGCTACTCCTGATACGTACGTGCGCCTTGGCGACTTCGCAACGGTGCAAATCAACAACGTATCGGACTTCGATTTGTACGGCACGCTAGTGTAA
- the rpmG gene encoding 50S ribosomal protein L33 — MAKKGNRVQVILECTEHKNSGQPGTSRYITTKNRKNTPERIELKKFNPVLKKMTVHKEIK; from the coding sequence ATGGCTAAGAAAGGAAACCGGGTGCAGGTAATCCTCGAGTGCACCGAGCACAAGAACTCGGGACAGCCGGGTACCTCGCGCTACATCACCACGAAGAATCGTAAGAATACGCCTGAGCGCATTGAATTGAAGAAATTCAACCCCGTGCTCAAGAAGATGACCGTTCACAAGGAAATCAAGTAA
- a CDS encoding 5-formyltetrahydrofolate cyclo-ligase, whose protein sequence is MLARRRTLAPEDLAQRNLQLAEQLFQHFEVAGWHWLHVFLPVARQKEPDTWLIIRQLWREHPSVQVAVPVVQPDGVSLRHYQLTPQTQLVESRWHIPEPVGAAEVVPAALDAVVLPLLAFDELGHRVGYGKGFYDRFLQECRPDTVRIGLSLEPPVKRIEDAWDGDVPLHACITPERVWRF, encoded by the coding sequence ATGCTTGCCCGGCGCCGCACCCTCGCCCCGGAAGACCTAGCTCAGCGTAATCTGCAGTTAGCGGAGCAACTATTTCAACACTTTGAAGTAGCGGGTTGGCACTGGCTGCACGTGTTTCTGCCCGTTGCCCGGCAGAAAGAGCCGGATACGTGGCTCATCATCCGGCAGCTATGGCGAGAGCACCCCTCGGTGCAGGTGGCCGTGCCGGTTGTACAGCCCGATGGGGTGAGCTTGCGTCATTACCAGCTCACTCCCCAAACGCAGCTCGTTGAAAGCCGCTGGCACATTCCGGAGCCAGTTGGTGCCGCGGAAGTAGTACCCGCCGCTCTCGACGCGGTGGTGTTGCCGCTGCTCGCGTTTGATGAGCTAGGTCACCGGGTGGGCTACGGCAAGGGTTTTTACGACCGATTCTTGCAAGAATGTCGGCCTGACACCGTGCGAATTGGCCTGAGCTTGGAGCCGCCCGTGAAGCGTATTGAAGATGCCTGGGATGGTGATGTGCCGCTGCACGCGTGCATCACGCCGGAACGGGTGTGGCGGTTTTAA
- the map gene encoding type I methionyl aminopeptidase → MSIASESDLLGMQKISEAVGLTLKHMREYAQPGMTAKQLDEYGGKLLQDLGAKSAPRLTYGFPGWTCISVNQEVAHGIPSAHKVLQEGDLINIDVSAELDGFWSDNGGSFVLGHDQHAHQPLVDASKRILQKAISQVRGGVRIAEIGRLIENEARKSGYKVIRNLAGHGIGRGLHEEPHEILNCYDGRNRARFKKNSVVAIETFISTASSYAEEQQDGWTLIGNRGGFVAQHEHTVVVTDGKPIILTAANGIWE, encoded by the coding sequence ATGTCGATAGCCTCAGAAAGTGACTTGCTTGGGATGCAAAAAATCAGCGAAGCAGTAGGACTGACGCTGAAGCACATGCGGGAATACGCCCAACCCGGCATGACGGCCAAGCAGTTAGATGAATATGGCGGCAAGCTCCTGCAAGACCTAGGTGCCAAGTCGGCGCCCCGCCTCACGTACGGTTTCCCAGGCTGGACGTGCATCAGTGTGAACCAGGAAGTGGCGCACGGCATCCCGTCGGCGCACAAGGTGCTGCAGGAAGGCGACTTGATCAACATCGACGTGTCGGCGGAGCTAGATGGCTTTTGGTCCGATAACGGCGGGTCTTTCGTGCTCGGCCACGACCAACACGCCCATCAGCCGCTGGTTGATGCCTCGAAGCGCATTCTACAGAAAGCTATTTCACAAGTTAGAGGTGGCGTGAGAATCGCAGAGATTGGTCGCCTAATCGAGAATGAAGCGCGCAAATCGGGCTACAAGGTCATTCGCAACCTTGCCGGTCATGGTATCGGGCGGGGCTTGCACGAGGAGCCCCACGAAATCCTGAACTGCTACGATGGGCGCAACCGCGCACGCTTCAAGAAAAACTCCGTGGTGGCCATCGAAACGTTCATCTCCACGGCTTCTAGCTACGCCGAGGAACAGCAAGACGGTTGGACGCTGATAGGCAATCGTGGCGGCTTTGTGGCACAACACGAACACACAGTGGTCGTTACCGACGGCAAGCCGATCATTCTGACGGCCGCAAACGGCATTTGGGAGTAG
- the bshC gene encoding bacillithiol biosynthesis cysteine-adding enzyme BshC, protein MPLHHLDYKTTGAFSSLLTDYLAQRPELQPYYHRFPALDAFEAQLAEKKQAYAPEARQRLVTALQEQYTGLADIHPNVAANLALLEKDTTFTVVTGHQLNLLTGPLYFVYKIVTAIKLCQQLKERFPQHDFVPVYWMATEDHDFAEINHFNLFGKRYEWSAAEVGGPVGRLPLGGLSEAILDQLPADVPALFHQAYRESETLTEATRKLTHALFGELGLVSIDGDSPTLKQAFVPVLEREIREQASNKAVQTTNAELETAGYKPQVYSRPLNLFFITEEGKRERLEPEGDCIAVRNTSRCYSQEELLTLAQQHPEQFSPNVVLRPLYQEILLPNLCYVGGGAEVAYWFQLKQVFADNNVPFPILLPRNSALYLGRANAGKLRKLGLTPVDLFKPLPDLKKQVGATLGQEEVSLAAQQQALAAVFKEIADLAQRLDPTLVKTVAAEAQKAAGGVAGLEKRLSKAAEAKHETAYSQLTALKDKLFPGGSLQEREDNVLSILINNPQFVAQLLEAFEPLALNFVVLEEE, encoded by the coding sequence ATGCCCCTTCATCATCTCGATTATAAAACGACCGGCGCTTTTTCCTCGCTTCTTACGGATTACCTAGCCCAGCGCCCGGAGCTTCAACCTTATTATCACCGCTTTCCGGCGCTGGATGCGTTTGAAGCGCAACTAGCAGAGAAGAAACAGGCGTACGCACCCGAAGCGCGCCAACGCTTAGTAACGGCCTTACAGGAGCAGTACACTGGCTTGGCTGACATTCACCCTAATGTGGCAGCTAACCTAGCCCTGCTCGAAAAAGACACTACGTTCACAGTAGTGACTGGGCACCAGCTTAACCTTCTTACGGGCCCGCTGTACTTTGTCTACAAAATCGTGACTGCCATTAAGTTGTGCCAGCAGCTTAAAGAGCGGTTTCCGCAGCACGATTTTGTGCCGGTGTACTGGATGGCCACGGAAGATCATGACTTCGCCGAAATCAACCACTTCAACCTGTTCGGTAAGCGGTATGAATGGTCGGCGGCTGAAGTTGGCGGACCCGTAGGCCGCTTGCCGCTAGGTGGCCTGTCGGAAGCCATCCTCGACCAACTGCCTGCTGATGTACCCGCCTTGTTTCACCAAGCCTACCGCGAGTCAGAAACGCTAACGGAGGCAACGCGCAAGCTCACGCACGCTCTGTTCGGGGAGCTAGGTTTGGTCAGCATCGACGGCGACAGCCCGACGCTGAAGCAGGCTTTCGTGCCAGTGCTAGAGCGGGAAATTCGGGAGCAGGCTTCTAATAAGGCCGTGCAGACCACGAATGCTGAACTGGAAACGGCTGGCTACAAGCCTCAAGTATACTCCCGCCCTCTCAACTTGTTCTTTATCACGGAAGAAGGCAAGCGCGAGCGGCTAGAGCCCGAAGGCGACTGTATTGCCGTGCGCAACACTAGCCGATGTTACAGCCAGGAGGAACTCCTGACTTTAGCCCAACAGCACCCTGAGCAGTTCAGCCCAAACGTGGTGCTGCGGCCTTTGTACCAAGAAATTCTACTGCCTAACCTCTGCTACGTGGGAGGTGGCGCCGAAGTCGCCTACTGGTTTCAGCTTAAGCAAGTATTCGCTGATAACAACGTACCCTTTCCCATCCTACTGCCTCGTAATTCGGCCTTGTACCTAGGTCGTGCTAACGCGGGCAAACTCCGCAAGCTAGGTCTGACGCCGGTTGATCTGTTCAAGCCCCTGCCCGATCTGAAGAAGCAAGTGGGTGCCACCCTAGGTCAGGAAGAAGTAAGTTTGGCGGCTCAGCAACAAGCTTTGGCTGCCGTTTTCAAAGAAATAGCGGACCTAGCCCAGCGCCTTGACCCCACATTAGTAAAGACCGTAGCCGCCGAAGCCCAGAAGGCGGCGGGCGGTGTGGCGGGCCTGGAGAAGCGCTTGAGCAAAGCTGCCGAAGCCAAGCACGAAACAGCTTACTCGCAACTCACTGCATTGAAGGACAAGCTTTTCCCCGGTGGCAGCCTGCAAGAGCGGGAAGACAACGTCTTGTCTATTCTCATCAACAATCCGCAATTCGTGGCGCAACTCCTGGAGGCTTTTGAGCCGCTAGCGCTGAATTTTGTTGTTTTGGAGGAAGAGTAG
- the rpmB gene encoding 50S ribosomal protein L28, translating to MARVCDLTGKRTRVGNNVSHANNKTKRKFYPNLQKKRFYIPEEDAWVTLKVAASTIRTINKNGIMSVLKKAKEQGFIVY from the coding sequence ATGGCCCGAGTTTGTGATCTGACCGGCAAGCGTACCCGCGTAGGCAACAACGTTTCGCACGCCAACAACAAAACCAAGCGTAAGTTCTACCCCAACTTGCAGAAGAAGCGCTTCTACATCCCTGAAGAAGATGCTTGGGTAACGCTGAAAGTTGCTGCCTCTACCATCCGTACCATCAACAAGAATGGTATCATGTCGGTCCTGAAGAAGGCCAAGGAGCAAGGCTTCATCGTTTACTAG
- a CDS encoding sulfurtransferase — MTNVADNQPGQASPIIKPEELLRLKGTPELVLIDVRTGPNVQARYAASHLEDALWVDLEEELAHKAATPADGGRHPLPSAQAFAELLGHLGISPTSHVVVYDDKNGANAAARFWWMLKALGHPAVQVLDGGLDAALAAGFPASSTAPQPAAGPIYPQSSWQLPFASVEEVEQAAQAPDQLVIDVRDAIRYRGEQEPIDLIAGHIPGAVNIPFTSNLDANGFFLAPEVLREKYTEALRNYQPEKVVVHCGSGVTACHTLLAMAYAGLPIPKLYVGSWSEWSNSGRAVATEV, encoded by the coding sequence ATGACCAACGTAGCCGATAACCAGCCAGGACAAGCGTCACCCATCATCAAGCCCGAAGAACTGCTCCGTCTCAAAGGCACGCCGGAGCTCGTCCTCATCGATGTGCGGACGGGGCCGAACGTGCAGGCTAGGTACGCTGCCTCTCACCTGGAGGACGCCCTGTGGGTAGATCTGGAAGAGGAGCTGGCGCACAAAGCCGCCACGCCCGCCGATGGTGGGAGGCACCCGCTACCCAGCGCCCAAGCCTTTGCGGAGCTGCTAGGTCACCTAGGTATTAGCCCGACTTCGCATGTGGTGGTGTACGACGACAAGAACGGCGCAAATGCCGCTGCTCGGTTTTGGTGGATGCTGAAGGCCCTAGGGCATCCGGCCGTGCAAGTGTTGGATGGTGGCTTAGACGCGGCACTTGCGGCTGGCTTTCCCGCTAGTTCTACCGCCCCGCAGCCCGCTGCGGGGCCGATTTACCCGCAAAGCAGCTGGCAGTTGCCATTTGCATCGGTGGAGGAGGTAGAGCAAGCCGCTCAGGCGCCTGATCAGCTGGTCATTGATGTGCGCGATGCGATTCGCTACCGGGGCGAGCAGGAGCCGATTGATTTGATTGCGGGCCACATTCCGGGCGCAGTAAACATTCCGTTTACCAGCAATCTGGACGCTAACGGCTTTTTCCTGGCGCCTGAAGTGCTCCGGGAGAAGTACACGGAAGCACTTCGTAACTATCAACCGGAAAAGGTGGTTGTACATTGCGGCTCTGGCGTTACGGCGTGTCATACCCTGCTGGCTATGGCCTACGCCGGCCTACCAATTCCGAAGCTATATGTAGGCTCGTGGAGTGAGTGGTCTAACAGCGGCCGCGCCGTTGCAACGGAAGTATAA
- a CDS encoding GDYXXLXY domain-containing protein — MATPLPQNHRRWVLLLVAAQMLFILAVAAAGYATTAYGRVVTLRTLPVDPRDLLYGDYVRLNYTISQLPIALWQETTLPRRRQAVYVVLRPAGEAYEAVRVYLQEPTELPPDQIVLRGWIEDRYRRSLHIRYNLERYYVPEGKGKELERKGRQHIMLVRVSIAPWGQARITETQVLP, encoded by the coding sequence ATGGCCACTCCGCTCCCTCAAAATCATCGGCGTTGGGTGTTGCTACTTGTGGCAGCGCAGATGCTGTTCATTCTGGCCGTGGCTGCCGCTGGCTACGCCACTACCGCCTATGGCCGGGTCGTTACGCTACGCACCTTGCCCGTCGACCCGCGCGACTTGCTTTACGGCGACTATGTACGCCTGAACTATACCATTAGCCAACTACCAATTGCGTTGTGGCAGGAAACGACGTTGCCCCGCCGCCGGCAGGCGGTGTACGTGGTGCTGCGCCCCGCCGGAGAAGCCTACGAGGCCGTGCGCGTCTACTTGCAAGAGCCAACTGAGCTTCCCCCTGATCAGATTGTATTACGTGGCTGGATTGAGGATCGATATCGGCGTAGCCTGCATATTCGCTACAATCTAGAGCGCTACTATGTGCCCGAAGGCAAAGGCAAGGAACTAGAGCGGAAAGGCCGGCAACACATTATGCTCGTGCGCGTGAGCATCGCGCCCTGGGGACAAGCTCGAATTACGGAAACGCAGGTGTTGCCGTAG
- a CDS encoding DUF4295 domain-containing protein yields MAKKVVATLKTATGKDWAKVIRAVKSEKTGAYTFREEMVPVDKVQEYLVSGTK; encoded by the coding sequence ATGGCTAAGAAAGTAGTAGCAACCCTGAAAACAGCTACGGGCAAAGACTGGGCAAAAGTCATTCGCGCCGTAAAATCAGAAAAAACTGGTGCCTATACGTTCCGCGAGGAAATGGTGCCCGTTGACAAAGTGCAAGAGTATTTGGTATCTGGTACCAAGTAA
- the ftsY gene encoding signal recognition particle-docking protein FtsY — translation MGLFDFFKKDKENKEQQESLDKGLEKTKTSFFNQLSKAVVGKAKVDEEVLDDLEGLLVHADVGIDTTVKVIKRIEDRVARDKYVSTGELDRILREEIADLLSDNNSGSTAVLERPDNTGVPFVIMVVGVNGVGKTTTIGKLAHRFHSAGKKVVLGAADTFRAAAVDQLIIWGQRVGVPVISHGMNTDPASVAYDAVQKGVDMQADVVIIDTAGRLHNKVNLMNELSKIKRVMQKVIPDAPHEVLLVLDGSTGQNAFLQAKEFTKATEVSALAITKLDGTAKGGVVIGISDQFNIPVRYIGVGEKMTDLQLFDRRTFVNSLFSKK, via the coding sequence ATGGGACTTTTCGACTTTTTCAAGAAGGACAAGGAGAACAAGGAGCAGCAGGAGTCGCTGGATAAAGGTCTGGAAAAGACCAAGACCAGCTTCTTCAATCAGCTCAGCAAGGCAGTTGTTGGTAAGGCGAAGGTTGACGAAGAGGTACTCGATGACCTAGAAGGGCTGCTTGTGCACGCCGATGTGGGCATCGATACGACCGTCAAAGTTATCAAGCGCATCGAGGACCGTGTAGCCCGGGATAAGTACGTGAGTACGGGCGAGCTAGACCGTATTCTGCGTGAAGAAATTGCCGACTTGCTGTCTGACAACAACTCCGGTTCGACGGCCGTGTTGGAACGCCCCGACAACACTGGCGTGCCCTTCGTGATTATGGTGGTGGGCGTGAATGGCGTGGGCAAAACCACGACCATCGGCAAGCTAGCTCACCGCTTCCACTCGGCGGGTAAGAAGGTGGTGCTCGGTGCCGCTGATACGTTCCGCGCTGCTGCCGTTGACCAGCTTATTATCTGGGGCCAGCGCGTGGGCGTACCGGTTATTTCGCACGGCATGAACACTGACCCTGCCTCCGTTGCTTATGATGCCGTGCAGAAAGGCGTTGATATGCAGGCCGATGTGGTAATTATCGATACCGCAGGCCGCTTGCATAATAAGGTGAACCTGATGAACGAGCTTTCGAAGATCAAACGGGTGATGCAGAAGGTCATTCCTGACGCACCGCACGAGGTTTTGCTCGTACTGGATGGCAGCACTGGGCAGAACGCGTTCTTACAGGCCAAGGAATTTACCAAGGCCACGGAGGTTTCGGCTCTGGCTATTACCAAGCTCGACGGCACCGCTAAGGGCGGCGTGGTTATTGGCATCTCCGACCAGTTTAACATTCCGGTGCGCTATATCGGCGTAGGCGAGAAAATGACGGATTTGCAGCTTTTTGACCGCCGCACGTTCGTTAATTCATTGTTTTCTAAGAAGTAA
- the mnmD gene encoding tRNA (5-methylaminomethyl-2-thiouridine)(34)-methyltransferase MnmD, producing the protein MSIQVEVRTTEDGSSTLYVPALNEHYHSTHGAVQEAMHVYLGAALEPALASDKTPVRVLEIGFGTGLNALLTLQRGLTAPVAVAYDTIEKYPLSGEVIASLQAERYLLNPELFGFYEQLHAAAWDEAVPLLPRFLLRKITGALQETHLTANRYDVIYFDAFAPEKQPDMWTDEVFVQLYEAAAPGCLLTSYCAKGSFRRSLKAAGWLIEKLPGPAGKREMTRASKPVLA; encoded by the coding sequence ATGTCTATACAAGTAGAAGTTCGCACCACCGAAGATGGCTCCAGTACGCTCTACGTACCCGCGCTAAATGAGCATTACCACTCCACGCATGGCGCCGTGCAGGAAGCCATGCACGTGTACCTAGGTGCCGCATTAGAACCGGCTTTAGCGTCTGACAAAACCCCGGTGCGAGTATTGGAGATTGGTTTTGGCACCGGTCTGAACGCATTGCTGACGTTACAGCGCGGCCTCACTGCGCCAGTGGCGGTGGCCTACGACACGATAGAAAAATACCCGCTGTCGGGGGAGGTCATTGCCAGCTTGCAAGCCGAGCGCTACCTGCTCAACCCGGAGCTGTTCGGGTTCTACGAGCAGCTCCACGCCGCCGCTTGGGACGAAGCCGTGCCATTGCTGCCCCGTTTTCTGCTGCGCAAAATCACGGGCGCTTTGCAGGAAACGCACCTAACTGCCAACCGATATGACGTCATTTATTTCGATGCCTTCGCGCCGGAGAAGCAGCCGGATATGTGGACCGATGAGGTGTTTGTCCAACTCTACGAAGCCGCTGCGCCGGGCTGCCTGCTCACCAGCTACTGCGCCAAAGGCAGCTTTCGGCGGAGTCTGAAAGCGGCCGGTTGGCTCATCGAAAAGCTACCTGGCCCGGCCGGAAAGCGGGAGATGACGCGAGCTAGCAAGCCAGTGTTGGCTTGA
- a CDS encoding DUF5522 domain-containing protein: MPNVTPQPLQPGDYYLTPEGYMVFTEQYHLKRGYCCQSGCRHCPWGFRKEKKGSSPSS; the protein is encoded by the coding sequence ATGCCCAACGTCACGCCCCAACCGCTCCAACCCGGTGATTATTACTTAACACCGGAAGGCTATATGGTCTTCACCGAACAGTATCATTTAAAACGCGGCTACTGTTGTCAAAGCGGCTGCCGACACTGTCCTTGGGGATTTCGAAAGGAGAAAAAAGGGTCGTCGCCGAGTTCTTAA
- a CDS encoding DUF2157 domain-containing protein: MSRKFLETESPTWVEKGIITAEQQERLLGLYPPDEKAIGLLPLLGSLLVGLSALSLVAANWQGLPETLRLGILLSSLAGSYAAGEHFLRRGNYSLGIGLVGLGLILFGSAIILVSQMYQLIGYDVTGLVAWAVAATGLTYLYRSRALFLMTVVISCIVQGYNTGQLGAFSYATAAFTALSLGYYWWRNPDSLIGTVLSVGLLWQAGLLVSFLHIKITWFFVGAMLIYTLGDWQTDRPAGRSMQGPPIAAAFLFMLGLAIFGEAGSYTDMLRPPLLAYLAALGAVFALSLVAKRKRGRLGGATDWLLLLPGFYLPGGLPLAIAALIVLYAYTGTLLWRAHQEQNPDRVTLGTVLFILTTAVAYFKLTWGFMDKSLFFLLGGILLLGLSWYLQRRAAQTLASESTDKPAR; encoded by the coding sequence ATGAGTCGTAAATTTCTCGAAACGGAAAGCCCAACGTGGGTGGAGAAGGGCATCATCACTGCCGAGCAGCAGGAGCGGCTGCTGGGGCTCTACCCACCCGATGAAAAAGCCATTGGCTTGTTGCCACTGCTCGGGAGCTTGCTGGTAGGGCTGAGCGCCCTGAGCTTAGTTGCTGCCAATTGGCAAGGCCTCCCCGAAACGCTGCGGCTAGGTATTCTGCTGAGCTCACTGGCTGGGAGCTACGCCGCGGGTGAGCATTTTTTGCGGCGCGGTAATTACTCCCTGGGCATTGGGTTAGTAGGGCTAGGTCTGATCTTGTTTGGCTCCGCCATCATCTTGGTCAGCCAGATGTACCAGCTTATTGGGTACGATGTAACGGGCTTGGTGGCGTGGGCTGTGGCTGCTACTGGCCTCACATACCTATACCGCAGCCGCGCGCTGTTCCTAATGACAGTGGTCATTAGCTGCATCGTGCAAGGATACAACACCGGCCAACTTGGCGCGTTCAGCTACGCTACGGCTGCTTTCACGGCGCTAAGCCTAGGCTATTACTGGTGGCGCAACCCAGATTCCTTGATCGGCACGGTACTATCGGTGGGACTACTCTGGCAGGCGGGCTTACTAGTGAGCTTCCTGCACATCAAAATCACTTGGTTCTTCGTAGGCGCCATGTTGATCTACACCCTCGGCGATTGGCAGACCGACCGGCCCGCTGGCCGATCTATGCAAGGCCCGCCTATTGCGGCGGCGTTTCTGTTTATGCTAGGCTTAGCCATTTTTGGGGAAGCAGGTAGCTACACCGATATGCTCCGTCCGCCGTTGCTAGCCTATTTGGCGGCGTTAGGAGCGGTGTTTGCGCTATCGTTGGTAGCTAAGCGCAAACGGGGCCGCTTGGGTGGCGCCACCGACTGGCTGCTATTGCTTCCTGGCTTCTACCTGCCCGGTGGCTTACCGTTGGCCATAGCTGCGCTAATAGTGCTCTATGCCTACACGGGCACGCTGCTTTGGCGCGCCCACCAAGAGCAGAACCCCGACCGCGTGACGCTTGGTACGGTGCTGTTCATCCTGACAACGGCTGTAGCTTACTTCAAGCTAACCTGGGGCTTCATGGATAAGTCGTTGTTCTTCCTGCTTGGCGGGATCTTGCTGCTGGGCCTCAGCTGGTATTTGCAACGGCGCGCCGCCCAGACCCTAGCTTCCGAATCAACCGACAAACCGGCGCGCTAA
- a CDS encoding biopolymer transporter ExbD, producing MSTNTFHLNQLIPMAEIQPSAPAAKDGKPRARKVGFHLDMAPMVDLAFLLLTFFMLTTTFSKPTVMTLNMPEPDIRNTAVPESRALTLILGKHNQVHYFFGVNDASSHPALHTTTFAAEGLRQVLLDRQRQQPGSVVLIKSSDEANYQNLVDALDEMSITNQKKYALVNLDRTDRELLKKNGL from the coding sequence ATGAGTACCAATACCTTTCACCTCAACCAACTCATCCCTATGGCCGAAATTCAGCCTTCCGCTCCCGCCGCAAAAGACGGCAAACCGCGCGCCCGCAAAGTGGGCTTCCACCTCGACATGGCCCCGATGGTGGACCTAGCTTTTCTGCTGCTCACCTTCTTCATGCTCACCACCACATTCAGTAAGCCGACGGTGATGACGCTGAACATGCCCGAGCCAGACATTCGCAATACTGCTGTACCCGAAAGCCGGGCCCTTACGCTTATCCTAGGCAAGCATAACCAAGTGCATTATTTCTTTGGGGTGAACGATGCTAGCTCGCACCCAGCACTGCACACAACTACATTTGCCGCCGAAGGCCTACGACAAGTCCTGCTAGACCGGCAACGTCAGCAGCCTGGCTCCGTTGTGCTAATCAAGTCGAGCGACGAGGCAAACTACCAGAACCTAGTAGATGCGCTAGACGAAATGAGCATTACCAATCAGAAGAAATACGCGCTGGTAAACCTAGACCGCACGGATCGGGAGTTGCTTAAGAAAAACGGTTTGTAA
- a CDS encoding thioesterase family protein, translating to MARVKVALPDTFLFTVKIPVRITDLNYGAHLGNDALLSILHEARVQFLQHIGIPEFEPETQLGLIMADVAIEYKGEGFHGDILHIQLAAADLNKYGFDVVYWVKAQDDREIARAKTGMLCFDYNTRKLRPLPAGIVTGLPEHK from the coding sequence ATGGCCCGCGTAAAAGTAGCCCTTCCTGATACTTTTCTATTCACGGTTAAGATTCCCGTGCGGATTACTGACCTAAACTATGGCGCCCACCTCGGTAATGACGCGCTACTCAGCATTTTGCACGAAGCACGGGTGCAGTTTCTACAGCACATCGGTATTCCAGAGTTCGAGCCCGAAACCCAGCTAGGCCTCATTATGGCTGACGTGGCCATCGAATACAAAGGGGAAGGTTTCCACGGCGATATTCTTCATATCCAGCTAGCAGCGGCTGATTTAAACAAGTACGGCTTCGACGTGGTGTACTGGGTGAAGGCGCAGGATGACCGCGAAATTGCGCGGGCCAAAACCGGCATGCTGTGCTTCGACTACAACACCCGCAAGCTCCGTCCGTTGCCAGCGGGGATAGTCACTGGCTTGCCAGAGCATAAGTAA